In Bos indicus isolate NIAB-ARS_2022 breed Sahiwal x Tharparkar chromosome 2, NIAB-ARS_B.indTharparkar_mat_pri_1.0, whole genome shotgun sequence, a single genomic region encodes these proteins:
- the GPR55 gene encoding G-protein coupled receptor 55 — protein MSQQNHSENCSFNDVKQLMETVQLAVHIPTFILGLLLNVLAIRGFSSFLKKRWPCYTATSIYMINLAVFDLLLVLSLPFKMFLSRRQGSFLPFCTLVECLYFISMYGSIFTICFISLDRFLAIRYPILVSHIRSPRKIFGICCIIWVLVWVGSTPVYSFHGKVENYTCFNNMTDGTWSAKVFFPFEVFGFLLPMSIIGFCSSRSIHILVARRDHTRDWVQQKACIWTIAVSLAVFVVSFLPVHLSFFLQFLVRNGFIVECRAKQNIILFLQLSMCFSNFNCCLDVFCYYFVIKEFRMDIMAHRPSRSQLVHQDTLTTMAKGKKSCLEEGNLNLNSIVNIPSQGPDVVG, from the coding sequence ATGAGCCAGCAGAACCACAGCGAAAACTGCTCCTTCAACGATGTGAAACAGCTGATGGAAACTGTGCAGTTGGCTGTCCACATCCCTACCTTCATTCTTGGTCTGCTCCTCAATGTACTCGCCATCCGAGGCTTTAGCTCCTTCCTGAAGAAGAGGTGGCCTTGCTACACTGCCACCTCCATCTACATGATCAACCTGGCAGTCTTTGACCTCCTGCTGGTGCTCTCCCTCCCATTCAAGATGTTCCTGTCCCGAAGGCAgggctccttccttcccttctgtaCTCTGGTGGAGTGCCTCTACTTCATCAGCATGTATGGGAGCATCTTCACTATCTGCTTCATCAGCCTGGACAGATTCTTGGCCATCCGGTACCCAATCCTGGTCAGCCACATCCGGTCTCCCAGGAAGATCTTTGGGATCTGCTGTATCATCTGGGTGCTGGTGTGGGTCGGGAGCACTCCTGTCTATAGCTTCCATGGCAAAGTGGAAAATTACACGTGCTTCAATAACATGACTGATGGCACCTGGAGTGCCAAGGTCTTCTTCCCTTTTGAGGTCTTTGGCTTCCTTCTGCCCATGAGCATCATTGGTTTCTGCTCCTCCAGGAGTATTCACATTCTGGTTGCTCGTCGGGACCACACCCGGGACTGGGTCCAGCAGAAGGCCTGCATCTGGACTATTGCAGTCAGCTTGGCTGTCTTTGTGGTCTCCTTTCTCCCCGTCCACCTGAGTTTCTTCTTGCAGTTCCTGGTGAGGAATGGCTTCATCGTGGAGTGCAGAGCCAAGCAGAATATTATCTTGTTCCTGCAGTTGTCCATGTGTTTCTCCAATTTCAATTGCTGCCTGGATGTTTTCTGCTACTACTTTGTCATCAAAGAATTCCGCATGGACATCATGGCCCACCGGCCTTCCAGGAGCCAGCTAGTCCACCAGGACACCCTGACCACCATGGCTAAGGGAAAAAAGTCATGCCTGGAGGAAGGAAACCTCAACCTAAATTCCATAGTGAATATCCCTTCCCAGGGCCCTGATGTGGTGGGCTGA